Genomic DNA from Ilyobacter polytropus DSM 2926:
ATAATAGGAAGAGCCAGAGGTATTTCTACCATTGTAAGTATCTGAGACTTTGTCATACCCATTCCCTTTCCTGCTTCTATTATAGAAGGTTCTATACTGTTTATTCCTATATAAGTATTTTTTATAATCGGAAGTAATGCATAGAGAAAGAGTACAAATATAGCAGGTTTAAACCCTATACCCATTATCGGTATTATAAGACCAAATAACGCCAAACTCGGCAGTGTCTGAAATACATTGGCAGTATTTAAGACAGCAGAGGAAACTTTTTTATTTTTTGTTATGTAAATACCTAGAGGCACACCTACAATAACTGCCAGTAAAACCGCAATTCCTGTTATCCTTATATGTTGCCCCGTCAATTTAAAAATATCCGCACTTCTATATTTTAAAAATTCAAAAAAACCTAATTTATTCATATCTTACAGCTCCCCTCCCTCAATAGTTGGCGATATCTCAGTAATAACGTTTAGCAGACTCACTGGAGTAACTGCTCCAACTAAGAATCCCTCATCATTAACTATTGGTATTGATCTAAAATTTATTTTTGACATTATGTTTAGCACTTCTACCATATTTGTATTTTCATGCACCATGAAATCATTACTCGATTCCATTATATCTTTCATTTTTATACTGTGTAACGTGTTTTTCATTATCATATTTCTTGTTACTACTCCAACGGGCTTTTGTCTGTTTACACCCTCTTTATCAACTACTATAAGAGTATTTATCTCTCTGTCTTTCATTATCTCAATAGCTCTTGCCGGACTTCCGTTAATTCCGATTTTACCAAACTTTTTCTTCATTATATCCCTTGCAAGAAGCATCTCAGGAGTTTTCCACATTCTGTCTTTTCCTAGGAAGTATTCTACGAATTCATCCTTAGGATTTTTCAGAATTTCCTCTGGAGTATCAAATTGAATGACCTTTCCGTCTTTGATTACCGCTATCTTATCTGCAAGCTTCAAAGCCTCATCCATGTCATGAGTTACAAAGACAATTGTCTTTCCTAACTCATCCTGAAGCTTCATCATCTCGTCTTGAAGTTTTTCTCTGGTTATTGGGTCTAGAGCACTAAAAGGCTCATCCATAAGAATTATGTCAGGGTTTACAGCCAAAGCCCTTGCTATACCTATTCTCTGCTGTTGACCTCCACTTAACTCACTTGGATATCTGTCATAAAAATCTTCTCCTGGAAGATCCATAAGTTCTAGAAGCTCAATCGCTCTCTCTTTTTTATCCTCTTTTGACCACTTATTAAGGGTAGGTACAAGTTCTATATTCTCCCCTATAGTCATGTGGGGAAACAATCCCACCTTTTGGATAACATAACCTATATTTCTTCTCAGGTCTTTTACATCCTTACTTTTTACACTTTCTCCGTCTATAAGGATCTCTCCTTTTGTGGGTTTTTCCAAGAGATTGATCATTTTCATGGTTGTTGTTTTACCACATCCACTTTCTCCGATCAAAACTACAAATTCTCCCTTTTCGATTTTTAAATTAAGATTGTCTACCACTTTATTTTTTCCATCGAAACTTTTCGTTACATTTTTCAATTCTATCATGTTATATTTTCCACCTCTCATTTGACATATTTCAATTTAATAATAACACTTTTTCAAAACAAAGTCAACATTATTTTGAAAAACGTATTTCAAAATTCAAATTAAGTATTTTACACCCCATTTTCTAACAAAAAAATAGATTTTCTCTTTAATTTTACCTCTTTTAAAAACTGTTTGGTATCTTAATAGTAAATACTCGCCTAATACAATTCTGCAAATAACAGATTTTTCCTTTTTATATTTCTGATATATTTATAGATAAAAAAAAGACCTGTTTCCAGGTCTTTTAATTACTCTCCTACTGTTCCGTACTTTTCTATAAGTTCTTGAGTTTCTTTCTTTTCATCAGCTATTTCAGCTTTTTTTATAGATAGTTTTACTCTTTTCTTTCCAGTATCTATCTCGATGATTTCAGCCTTTACCTCTTCTCCCACTTCAAATCTGTCGCTAAGGTTTTTTATGAAATCCTTAGATGCTTGAGAAGCATGGATCATCCCGTCTACACCTTTTTCCATTTCCACAAAAAGTCCAAAATCAGTTATGCTTGTTATTTTTCTGTCTACTATATCTCCAACCTTGTAATTTTCGATCAAGCTGTCCCAAGGACTCTTTACAAGCTGCTTTATTCCACCTTTTATTTTTTTCTCACTTGCATCAAAAGACAGTACTTTAAGCTCCACTTCATCCCCGATCTCGTATCTAGGCTGAGTTTTTTCCCAAGAGAAATCAGATTGATGGATAAATGCATCTATTCCGTCTTCTAACTGTGCGAATATTCCGAAAGGTTTTATCTCTACAACTTTACCTTTTACAATACTTCCCTCTCCGTATTTAGATTCTGCTGTATCCCAAGGATTCTCAGAAAGCTGCTTGATACCAAACTTTAGTCTCTTAGCAGGTTTATCCATTTCTATAACTTTAACCTTTACTATGTCTCCGACTTTTACAAATTCAGAAACATTTATCTTCTTTTTGTTCCATGTGAAATCAGAAAGATGCACAAGTCCTTCTACACCTTCTTCTAGTTCAACAAAAGCTCCGAAAGAAACTAATTTAGTTACCTTTCCTTCTATTTCAGTTCCAACTGGATATTTTTCATCTGCAGTTACCCAAGGATCTTGAGTCAACTGTTTTACAGATAATTTTAATGATTTCTTTTCTTTATCTAAAGATATTATTTTAGCCTGAAGCTTATCTCCAGTTTTATATATATCAGATATCTTATCTACTTTACCCCAAGATAATTCTGAGATGTGGATAAATCCATTTGATTTTCCTACTCTTACAGATATTCCAAAGTCTAGGATGTTTTTAACTTCTACTTCCATTACATCCCCAAGATTAAGTTTGTTGAAAAACTCCCCTTGTTCCTTTAGACGGATATCTTTTTTGGAAACTAGGATCTTCTTTCCTCTTCTATCTTCTTTTACATCTTTAATCATTACCTCTATATCGCTGCCTACGAATTTGTCTCCGTCCTTCATAGGTATTTCAGATAGAGAATTAGGAAGGAAAGCCTGTTGGAAAAGTATATTTACAACATATCCACCCTTTACTCTTTTAGCTATTTTACCTTTTACTATATCTTTATTTTCAAAGGCTTTTACAAGTTTTTCCCAGTTTTCTTCCATATCTATTTTTCTTCTAGAACCAATCAGAAAATCTCCGTCTTTCGTCTCTCCCATTAGAAGAATCTCAACTTCGTCTCCCTCTTCGTATCCTTCTAATTCCTCGGTTCTTACTCTCACAGCTGTGGCTTGGCCTACTACATCAAGATAAGTATAGTTTCTGTCTACCTGAGAAAGTATTCCTTTAACTTTTTTACCTGTTTCCTCTTCATCTGGCAGGTAGTCGTTTAGTAGTGCCTCAAACTCGTCGTAAGCATTGTTATTATCAAACATCAATAATCCCCCTTAATTTATTTTCTATTTTTATTATTATTTCTTCTGGTGTTGATGCACCGGCTGTTATACCTATCTTTTCAATTCCGACAAGCCAGTCCGTGCATATATCTTTCGCCTCCTGGATCAGGTAGGTGTTAGAGTTTATACCCTTTGATATATCATATAATTTTCTTGTGTTAGAGCTCCTCTTTCCTCCTATTACAAGCACCAAATCTACCTCGCCTGCAAGTTTTTCAGCAGCTTTCTGCCTTACAAAAGTGGCTCCACATATCTTGTTAAATATCTCTGCATTAGGGAAATAATTATTGATGTACTCCCTTACTTTTTCAAAATTATTTTTATTCAAAGTAGTCTGAGTCAATACGGCATATTTGCCGTTTTTATCAATTCCAGAATCTATAAGTTCATTTAAATCCTTAAAAATATAGACTCTTTCTCCAAAAGATATTATTCCCTTAACTTCAGGATGATTCTTGTCACCAATAAAGATAATATCATAACCTTTTTTTTCCATTTCAACAAGGGTATTTCTTATCTCAGTAACAAAGGAACATGCTGCATCATGTACTTCTACTTTTTTTTCTTCCAGTCTATCATAAATTTCCTTTATTGTTCCATGGGCTCTTATTATTACAATATCACCCTCTTTAAGATCATCCTCATTTTTAAGGAGTGTTTCTTCTTCTAGTATTTCTATGCCTTTATTTCTCAGGTCTTCTATTACGTGTTCATTGTGCACTAGCATTCCAAGCATAAAAATCCTTTTGTTTTTTTCTTTTCTAGAGAGAGCCTCTGAAAGTTCTACAGCTTCTCTTACTCCAAAACAAAAACCCATTTTTTCAGCTCTTATTACTTCCATATCTGCCGATTACTCCTCATTGAATTTTTTGACTTCTATGAGATCTCTCAGTGCTTCCAACAAATGATTTTCATCTTCTCCGTCAGCCTCGAGAACTAGAGTTCTCCCTTGCTCTGCAGCCAAAAGCATAAGACCCATTATACTTTTACCATTAACCTCTTCATCATCACATTTTACTGTTACATCTGAATCAAATTCGCTAGCAGTCTGAACAAAAAGAGAGGAAGGTCTAGCATGAAGTCCGGCCTTGTTTTTAATCTGTACCTCTATACTCTTCATAAAGTGGTCCTCCTAAATATATCACATCACATAATTTTTTAACAAATCTTTTACTTCATTCGAATCCCTACAGGATAATATTTTATTCTTTAATTTTCTTATATCATTCATATCGCTGTTTCTTATCAAGTGTTTCGCCCTTGGTAAAAAAGAAGCGAGCATACTCAAATCCTTAATTCCAAAACTCATAAATGCTATTATAGCCATAGGATCTCCAGCCATCTCACCGCAGACACTTACTTTTTTCCCGTGTCTTATCCCGGCTTCTGCCACCATATTTATTGCCCTTAGTACTGCAGGGTCATAGCAGTCATAGATATGAGCTACATCGTCACTCAGCCTGTCTGCAGCGAGTATATACTGCGTCAGGTCATTGGTTCCTATACTAAAGAAGTCTACCTTTTCTCCAAAAACATCTGCCAAAAGTGCAGCAGAAGGAACCTCTATCATTATCCCTACCTCTATATCATCTTTATAATCTACTTTTGCAGCCTTCAATTCATTCTTGACCTCTTGTAGAATTTTATCAGCTTCTTCTATCTCCCATAGATTTGTCACCATAGGATACATTATCTTGATATTTTTTCCGTAAGCTACCCTCAGTATCGCCTTTAGTTGCTCTTTAAATATACTTTTATGGGATAAAGTAAACCTTAGACCTCTAAGCCCTAGAAATGGGTTTTCCTCATCGTTCATCTCATAGTAGGATAGATGTTTATCTGCACCTATATCTAGAGTCCTTATTATTACAGGTCTGTCTCCACCTAGATCATTATAGACTTTTTCATATATTTCCATCTGTTTAGTTTCACTTGGAAAAAATTCAGAATCCATGTATATAAATTCCGACCTAAAAAGACCTATTCCGTCGGGGTTTTTCTTTTTCAGATCCAGCATATCCAGATCTCCGCCAACGTTTATACTCAGATCTAATTTCCCGCCGTCCAAAGTCTCAGCAGGAAGTTCTATTAATTTTTCAAGTTCACAGACCTTCTTGTAAAGCTCTTCCTGTTCATTTTCATAACCTTCAAAGACCTTGTCTGTCGCATCTATTATAACACAAGAGCTTGATTTTCTGGTATCAAGTATTATTTTACCGTCCCACTCTCTCTGCATTATACTTTTAACACCCATCAAAGTTGGGATTCCCAAAGCCTTAGCCAAGATTGCCACATGGGATGTCTCTCCACCATATTCAGTTATTATACCTAGAATATTTATATCAAAGTGATGTATTTTTAGCAATTCTGTTGGAAAAAGTTCTTTTGTTATTAAAATTTTACCTTCTATATCCTCTAATTCCCCTTCTTCACTTAGGAGGTTCCTTATAAGCTTTTCACCTACATCTTGTATATCTAGACCTCTTTGCCTATACACAGGATCATTCAATTGATTAAACATGTCCACATATTTTTCAATTACACTTTCCAATATTTTTTCCACATTTATCAGATCCGATGTTATACGGGTGTTTATCTCTGATAAAAGTACAGGGTCATCTAGAATCATCAAATGCACATTTAAAATTTTAAGCTCATCACTATTTATTCTCCCCTTTAGAGATTCTATGAGAAACTTTATCTCCTGTTTCGTCTCCTTGAGGGCGAACTTAAATCTGTTGATCTCTTCATCAACTTTGTCTTCGTCTATTTTATACTCTGTAACGTCAACCTTTTTCTTTTTTCTCAAGTAAGGCTGTCCTATTACAATCCCTTCAAATATAGATTTTCCTTCTAGCCTTTCCATGGACATAACCCCTTCATTAAGCATAATCACTTAAATACATTATATCCTATTTTAAAGTAATTTTCAATTTATTTGAATCTCTTTAATGTACAAATCCAAGTACAAACTAACCTTTTTAGCACTTTATTTTCAATGGCCTGCAAACAAACTGTACTTTTTACAGGATAACAATTTTTTTTATCCCTCTTTTATAGGGCTATTTTTTTATCCAAATACCCTTTTCAAGACATTTTTTTCTATAATTTCTCTTTTCTGTCTAAAACCTTTTTATCTCTAAAAAAGCAGAGGATTAACACCCTCTGCTTTAATAATTTTATTTTTTTTACTACATGTTACGGGTGATTACAAGATTTACACCTGTTCCAAAAATATCCTCAGCTATTACATCACCCATTTTTACCGGTCCCTTTGCTGATATACTGTTTATCAGTTCCATGCATTTTACATTTAGTTCCTTTGGTATTGCTCCGTCTGTTTTTACAGGAACTCTGTTATGCAGTCCGTCTGTTATCTTTATCGTAGAAGTTATTACTCTTGTAGGTGCTGTAAGCTCTACAAATCCATATTTTTCTCCTCTAGGACATAGATTCCCTGTCACTTTATAATCATTTTCTACATCTACTTCCAAGTGACATCCCATAGGACACACTATACAAATCAATTCTTTTTTCATCAAATATTCACCTTCCTTTTCCTTACTTAACTTCAGCTATTGATACCTTTAATTCGTCTCCGATTATTTTATCAAGTATTTTTTTAGGTAATATTATTTTCTCCATCTCTCCTGGAGCAAGATGTTTTTTAGTGAGGGATACAAGAGTCTGATCTCCGTCTTTTACCTCTAATTTTACATCTCTGTAGACATTATTTACTCTCATAAATATTTCTAATTTATCATCTATATTTTCAAGTCTGATTTTCTGTGGAACAGTATAACTAACTCCAAA
This window encodes:
- a CDS encoding ABC transporter permease, producing the protein MNKLGFFEFLKYRSADIFKLTGQHIRITGIAVLLAVIVGVPLGIYITKNKKVSSAVLNTANVFQTLPSLALFGLIIPIMGIGFKPAIFVLFLYALLPIIKNTYIGINSIEPSIIEAGKGMGMTKSQILTMVEIPLALPIIMGGIRISTVINIGTATIAALIGAGGLGDFIFKGISMSNNNMILAGAVPTALLAISIDFILGILENKLTPLGVKSA
- a CDS encoding ABC transporter ATP-binding protein (Members of the family are the ATP-binding subunit of ABC transporters for substrates such as betaine, L-proline or other amino acids, choline, carnitine, etc. The substrate specificity is best determined from the substrate-binding subunit, rather than this subunit, as it interacts with the permease subunit and not with substrate directly.); the protein is MIELKNVTKSFDGKNKVVDNLNLKIEKGEFVVLIGESGCGKTTTMKMINLLEKPTKGEILIDGESVKSKDVKDLRRNIGYVIQKVGLFPHMTIGENIELVPTLNKWSKEDKKERAIELLELMDLPGEDFYDRYPSELSGGQQQRIGIARALAVNPDIILMDEPFSALDPITREKLQDEMMKLQDELGKTIVFVTHDMDEALKLADKIAVIKDGKVIQFDTPEEILKNPKDEFVEYFLGKDRMWKTPEMLLARDIMKKKFGKIGINGSPARAIEIMKDREINTLIVVDKEGVNRQKPVGVVTRNMIMKNTLHSIKMKDIMESSNDFMVHENTNMVEVLNIMSKINFRSIPIVNDEGFLVGAVTPVSLLNVITEISPTIEGGEL
- a CDS encoding S1 RNA-binding domain-containing protein is translated as MFDNNNAYDEFEALLNDYLPDEEETGKKVKGILSQVDRNYTYLDVVGQATAVRVRTEELEGYEEGDEVEILLMGETKDGDFLIGSRRKIDMEENWEKLVKAFENKDIVKGKIAKRVKGGYVVNILFQQAFLPNSLSEIPMKDGDKFVGSDIEVMIKDVKEDRRGKKILVSKKDIRLKEQGEFFNKLNLGDVMEVEVKNILDFGISVRVGKSNGFIHISELSWGKVDKISDIYKTGDKLQAKIISLDKEKKSLKLSVKQLTQDPWVTADEKYPVGTEIEGKVTKLVSFGAFVELEEGVEGLVHLSDFTWNKKKINVSEFVKVGDIVKVKVIEMDKPAKRLKFGIKQLSENPWDTAESKYGEGSIVKGKVVEIKPFGIFAQLEDGIDAFIHQSDFSWEKTQPRYEIGDEVELKVLSFDASEKKIKGGIKQLVKSPWDSLIENYKVGDIVDRKITSITDFGLFVEMEKGVDGMIHASQASKDFIKNLSDRFEVGEEVKAEIIEIDTGKKRVKLSIKKAEIADEKKETQELIEKYGTVGE
- the ispH gene encoding 4-hydroxy-3-methylbut-2-enyl diphosphate reductase, which gives rise to MEVIRAEKMGFCFGVREAVELSEALSRKEKNKRIFMLGMLVHNEHVIEDLRNKGIEILEEETLLKNEDDLKEGDIVIIRAHGTIKEIYDRLEEKKVEVHDAACSFVTEIRNTLVEMEKKGYDIIFIGDKNHPEVKGIISFGERVYIFKDLNELIDSGIDKNGKYAVLTQTTLNKNNFEKVREYINNYFPNAEIFNKICGATFVRQKAAEKLAGEVDLVLVIGGKRSSNTRKLYDISKGINSNTYLIQEAKDICTDWLVGIEKIGITAGASTPEEIIIKIENKLRGIIDV
- a CDS encoding HPr family phosphocarrier protein, which codes for MKSIEVQIKNKAGLHARPSSLFVQTASEFDSDVTVKCDDEEVNGKSIMGLMLLAAEQGRTLVLEADGEDENHLLEALRDLIEVKKFNEE
- the ptsP gene encoding phosphoenolpyruvate--protein phosphotransferase translates to MERLEGKSIFEGIVIGQPYLRKKKKVDVTEYKIDEDKVDEEINRFKFALKETKQEIKFLIESLKGRINSDELKILNVHLMILDDPVLLSEINTRITSDLINVEKILESVIEKYVDMFNQLNDPVYRQRGLDIQDVGEKLIRNLLSEEGELEDIEGKILITKELFPTELLKIHHFDINILGIITEYGGETSHVAILAKALGIPTLMGVKSIMQREWDGKIILDTRKSSSCVIIDATDKVFEGYENEQEELYKKVCELEKLIELPAETLDGGKLDLSINVGGDLDMLDLKKKNPDGIGLFRSEFIYMDSEFFPSETKQMEIYEKVYNDLGGDRPVIIRTLDIGADKHLSYYEMNDEENPFLGLRGLRFTLSHKSIFKEQLKAILRVAYGKNIKIMYPMVTNLWEIEEADKILQEVKNELKAAKVDYKDDIEVGIMIEVPSAALLADVFGEKVDFFSIGTNDLTQYILAADRLSDDVAHIYDCYDPAVLRAINMVAEAGIRHGKKVSVCGEMAGDPMAIIAFMSFGIKDLSMLASFLPRAKHLIRNSDMNDIRKLKNKILSCRDSNEVKDLLKNYVM
- a CDS encoding DUF1667 domain-containing protein, coding for MKKELICIVCPMGCHLEVDVENDYKVTGNLCPRGEKYGFVELTAPTRVITSTIKITDGLHNRVPVKTDGAIPKELNVKCMELINSISAKGPVKMGDVIAEDIFGTGVNLVITRNM